AAATTTAAACACCGTAGTCGCAGATAGCGATATAAAAGAGATTAAGACGGATGGAAATTTAAATGAGCTAAAAGAGCTTGAAAGCTTTGATGGAAGCGTTGTCTTTGGGCTTGTCGGAGATAGCCGTGAGCTTGTAGGATCTTCTAGCTTTGCTATTGCGGCCAAAGTAAAAGATGGAGATGAGATTAAAGTAGGAGCCAATGGACTTGATATAGAGAGAAAATTTAGACTAAATAGCGCGATGAAAGGAACTGTGGCGATATTTAAAGATAGTCAAATTAATGGCTACAACTTCAAAGTAGCAAAAATTAGCAAATTAGGATGAGATTATAATATGAGTGAGCAAATCACCCTCTTTATAGATGGCATAGAATGCAAAGCATATGAAGGTGAGTATATACTTGGCACCGCAAGAAAAAACGGGATATTTATCCCTGCAATCTGCTATCTTACCGGATGTTCGGCGACTTTGGCCTGCAGATTATGTATGGTGGAGGCTGATGGAAAGAGAGTATATGCCTGCAATGCGAAAGTCAAAGAGGGCATGAATGTAGTTACAAATACTGATGAAATTAGCGTAGAGCGTAATGCTATTATGCAAACTTATTGTATAAATCACCCTCTTGAGTGTGGAGTATGCGATCAAAGCGGCGAGTGCGAGTTGCAAAATTTCACTACGCTCATGGGAGTAAGCAGTCAAAAATACGCCATCAAAGATACTTATAAACCTCATAAAAATTGGGGCAAGATAAACTACGATCCTTCTCTTTGCATAGTTTGTGAGAGGTGTGTTACCGTATGCTCTGATAAGATCGGCGAAAGTGCGCTAAAAACTACTCCAAGAGGCGGCGATCAGCCTGCTAAGGAGTTAAAAGACAGTATGCCAAAAGATGCTTTTGCTGTTTGGAACAAATTTCAAAAGAGTCTTATAGCGCCTAGTGTGGGAGCAAATTTGGACTGTTCGTTTTGCGGTGAGTGCACTAGCGTATGTCCCGTTGGAGCTCTTGTAGGAAGTGAGTTTCAATACAGCTCAAACGCATGGGAATTAACCAAAATACCTGCTTCAAATCCGCATTCAAGCGATTGTGAATTGATGTATTACGACATTAAAGAGAGCGGGATAGAAAATCGCAAAAAGAGAATTTATAGAGTTAGTAACGATTTTCACTTTACCACTTTAAATACGGCAGCTAGATACGGATATGATTTTGCCAATGAAAATGCTAAAAAAGATGAGAGTAAATTTAAAGAGATAGTGGATAAATTTAAAAACGGTGAAGTAAAAAATATAAAATTTAATAGCTTTATCACAAATGAAGAAGCCTTAATTTTAGAGCGTTTAAGGCGAAAATTCGGGTTAAATTTAGTAAATAGCGAGGCTAAAAAATATCAGGACTTTTTAAACGAATTTGCTAAATTTAGCGGCGAGAGCCTATATAACGGCGATGTAGAAAGCTTAAATAAAACGGATTTTATTATAAGTGTAGGAACTCTTTTAAGATATGACAGTCCCAATATAAGCTACGCCCTAAATAACGCGCTTAAAATCAATAAATCCTCGGTAATTTACTTTCATGCAATAGCAGATAAGGTTATTAAAAACTACTCTAAAAATTTGCTTTTTATTCATCATAAAGCGGGTTTAGAGCTTGATATACTGCTTTGGATTTTGCAAAATTTTGCAGAAAATTTAGATGGTGATCTTGATAAATTTTTAAAAGAAAATTTAATAACTTCTAAAAAAATAGTAGAAATTTTAGAGCCAAAAGAGATAGAAGAAGAGATCGTTAAGAAGATTACCGATGAAAACGGCGAAACGCAAGAGATTAAAGAGGTAGTTAAAAAGCAGGTTAATGAAAAAAAAGAACAGGAAGTAAGCGTAGAAGTTTCAAAATTTGCTCTAAATTTAGGCATTGATGAGGATAGAATAAAGGCTTTAACCGATAAGAAGCAAAGCTTTGCACTGATTATCGGAGAAGATTTTTACTGTCATGAAAATGCTCTTGCCTTAGCCGCTCTTGCAGGACTTATAGCCAAATTTACGAAGTTTAAGGTGATTTTAATCCCACCTAGAACAAATTCTCTCGGAGTTGCTAAAATTTGTAAATTATCAAATGAAGAGAGCGGGTTTAGTTTTGGATATAACGAAAAGGCAGATTTTACTATGAGTATTTCCGAAGGTGATATCGATGCGCCCGCGCTTACTCAGCAAGAAGGAACCTTTAGTAATTACGATAAGCGCGTTGTGCCTACAAATGCGGCTTTAAAATATGAGGGTTATACTCTAAACGATTTGGCAAACGAGCTTGGAATCAGTTCTAAATGGACAATTGACTATACGTTAAAGCTTGGAGATATTGATGAATTTGAAAGAGTGGAGTTTGATGAGCTTGATAATTTTTATGAAAATTCAGGAGCTTGCAAAAGAGGGTATCTCTTAAAATCTCAAAAAATAAATAGTGAAGCAAGGCTTGATTTTAAAAATTTAAAGAGCGAAGAGATTAAATTTAATATATATAGGGCAAATCCTATTCATCAATTTTCAAAATTTACAAATATGGCTTCTCAGCTCAATGAAACCGGAGCCTTGTATGTATCAAGCGGATTTTTAGACGAAAACGGCTTTAAGGATAGCGAGATAGTAAATTTAAAAAATGAAAATTTAACTTTGGCGATTAGGTTAAAGCTGGATAGCTATTTAGAGGGTGTAGCGGCTTATATTGGAGATTTTGACGAACATATTGATATAGAGCCGTTTTTTATAAGCAGATATGCAAATTTAAAGATAGAGAGGGCGTGATATGGACGGGTTTTTTATAGTCGAAACTATCGTTAAATCTTTTATTGTTATATCCGTTTTTGCCACTCTTGCCGGTCTTGGAACGTATGCCGAGCGAAAGGTTTTAGCCTATATGCAGCGTAGAATAGGTCCAAGTATGGTTGGTCCCGGAGGTATTTTGCAGCTTGTGGCAGATATGATAAAGCTCTTTACTAAAGAGGATATCATTCCTCAGTTTGCAAACAAGCCTATCTTTATGATAGCTCCTATTATATCGGCTGTTGGAGCCTTTGCGGCGCTAGCTGTCGTACCGTTTTTCCCTGAATTTACACTTTTTGGACGCACAATTAGGCCGATTTTAGCCGATGTGGGTGTGGGAGTGCTTTATGTACTCGGAGTTGGTGGAGTTTGCGTACTATCTCCGCTTCTTGCAGGGCTTTCAAGCCATAATAAATATGCGCTTATAGCTGCGGCAAGGGCCTCTATGCAGCTTATTAGCTTTGAGGTTGTAACGGGACTTTCGCTTCTAAGCGTAATCATGATGGTCGGCTCTTTATCCTTAATAGATATTAATAGTTACCAAAACACCGGACTTGGAGGCTGGCTTATCTTTAAGCAGCCACTAGCTTTTATACTATTTTTGATATCGTCGTTTGTAGAGACTAATAGAACTCCATTTTGTATGACCGAAAATGAGACGGAGTTAATCGCCGGCTATGGCACCGAGTATTCCGGTATGCGTTGGGCCATGTTTTTTATAGGTGAGTATGCCAATATGATAACAGCTTCATTTTTAGTAAGTCTTGTATTTTTAGGCGGATTTAATCCTGTTTGGTTTTTGCCGGGCGGACTGATGATACTTTTAAAAGTTAGTTTTATATTTTTCCTATTTCTTTGGACTAGGGCTGCATGGCCTCATGTTAGAGTTGATCAGCTTATGGGGCTTTGTTGGAAGGTTTTGATGCCTTTGGCTGTCTTAAATATCCTGATAACCGGTTTAGTGTTGGTGTGAGATGAAAGATTATATTTTTATAAAAACAGATGATGCGGCGATCTCTAATATTGATAAATTTAAAAGGCTAGTAAGGCGAACCTTTAAACTTGAGCTTTTTAAAGGGCTTTGGATAGTTCTAAAAGAGATGATTAGCGGTAAGTCGCATACTCTTTTATATCCTCTTGAAAAGATGCAGCTCAGCCCTAGATATAGGGCCGTGCATAAGCTTATGAGATTTATAGAGAGTGAAAACGAACGATGTATAGGGTGCGGACTCTGTGAGAAAATTTGTGTTAGCAACTGTATCGCTATGGAGACTAAGCTTGATGAGAATGGACGTAAGAGAGTTGTTAATTACTCTATAAACTATGGTCGATGCGTATATTGCGGGCTTTGCGCCGATGTTTGTCCGGAAATTGCCATAGTGCATGGAGGCGAATATGAAAACGCAAGCGAGCAAAGAGCTTATTTTGGCTTTAAAGAGGATCTTTTAACTCCAAAAGATAAGCTTTGTGAACAGGTGGAATTCCCTGGATATGGCAGCTTAAGAGAGGATGCGGATAAATTTGTCAAAGCAACTCCAAATGCATATATAAATATAGATGAAATTTCTAATGAGCCAGAAAAAAAGAGTGAAATTTCAAAGGAAAATAAAGATGTTTGAAGTAGTAGCCTTTTATTTTTTCGCCGCTACCTCGATAGCATGCTTTGGTATAAGCGTATTTAGTAAAAATGTTCTTTATGCTATGAGCGCATTAGCGGGCGGAATGATCTTTATTTCCGGATTTTTCTTTTTGCTTGGGGCTGAATTTCTAGGAGTTGTGCAAATAATCGTTTATACTGGAGCCGTGATGGTTCTGTATGCATTTTCGATGATGTTCTTTGATGTCAGTAAAGACGTAGTGGAAAATAGAAGCAAGGTGGCAAACAGGCTAATATACACTCTTAGCGTATTGTCCGCTCTGATTTTGGTGCTTATATTTTCAGCTCCGATCATTTCATCAAATTTAGACGCTCAATATCCTATCGTAGAAAATGTCGGTAACGTCGAGATAATAGGAATTTTGCTATTTACAAAATATCTAATTGTGTTTGAATTGGCGGCTGTAATGCTACTTGTTGCTATGGTAAGCGCGATAGTGCTCGCTCATAAAGATATGGACAGGGGAGATAGCGATGATAACGCTTAGTCACTATTTGATAGTTTCGGCAATTATGTTTGGACTTGGTATTTTTGGCATCATAAAAAGAACTAACCTAATAATGCTATTTTTTTCTACTGAAATTTTATTAAACTCAGCAAATGTGGCTTTGGCCGCGATATCTAAATTTAGCGGAGATATGACAGGGCAAATTTTTGCCTTTTTTATTATAGCTGTTGCTGCTAGCGAGCTAGCGGTAGGGCTTGGACTCTTGGTGCTTTGGTATAAAAAGACAGGCTCTATAGAGATTTCAAGCATGAAGAGCATGAGGAGAGGGTCGTGAATCAAGCTGTTTTGTTTGTAGTTTCGCTATTTTTACCGCTTGTCTCTGCAATATTTGCCGGTATTTTTTCACACTCAAGACAGATGAATTTTGTGGGAGTAATATGCTCTGTTCTTATAGCTTTAAGCACGGTATCTTCGTTGATATTTTTAAATTTGGTAATAGTTGGCGGAGAGATTGAGATTTATCTTAAAGATTTTATCGTAGCGGGCGGATTTGAGAGCGAATTTAGCTTTATTATAGATGAAGTAAGCGTAATAATGATGTCTGTTGTCGGTATAGTAGCAAGTGTAGTGCATATCTATTCTATAAGCTATATGCATAATGATGCTGGATTTAATAGATTTTTTAGCTATCTTGGGCTGTTTGTCTTCTCTATGCTAATACTTGTAATGAGCGATAATTTTATCGGGCTATTTATAGGCTGGGAGGGCGTGGGATTATGCTCTTGGTTGCTAATTGGCTTTTGGTATAAAAAGCAGAGTGCAAGCTGGGCGGCAAATGAAGCCTTTATAATGAATAGGGTAGCGGATCTGGCTATACTAATAGGAATATTTCTGATATATCAAGAGTTTGGAAGCGTAAGATATGATGAGGTTTTTAGTATGGTCTCAAGCGCTGACTCTTATCTGATAATACTAATTGCGGCTTGTTTATTTGTGGGTGCGATGGGCAAGAGTGCTCAATTTCCATTTCATACTTGGCTTGCAGACGCAATGGAGGGTCCAACTCCGGTATCGGCACTCATTCATGCCGCTACGATGGTAACCGCCGGAGTTTATTTGGTTATTAGAGCCAATGAAATTTTTGCTCTTACTCCAGAAATTAGTAGCTTTATAGCCTATCTTGGTGCTTTTGTAGCGATATTTGCTGCATCAATGGCCATAGTTAATAGAGATTTGAAAAAGATAATAGCCTATTCTACGCTATCTCAGCTTGGTTATATGTTTGTAGCCGCAGGGCTGGGAGCTTACTGGATAGCGCTGTTTCATCTTGCCACGCATGCCTTTTTTAAGTCATTGTTGTTTTTGTGCGCTGGTAATGTAATGCATGCGATGAATGATGAGCTTGATATTAAAAAGATGGGCGGGCTTTATAAATTTATGAAGATAACCGCTATATTTATGGTAATCGGCTCTGTTGCTTTGGCTGGATTTTATCCGTTTGCAGGATTCTTCTCTAAAGATAAAATTTTAGAAGTAGCGTTTAGCGAAGGAAATTTTATCATATATGCCATTCTTTTAATCACAGCCGCCATGACAGCATTTTATAGCTTTAGACTTATAATGCTTGTATTTTTTACAGATAGCAAATTTGAGCACCATCCGCATGAGGCGAACAGATCTACTATAATTTCTCTTGTGCCTCTTGTGATAATGTCATTTTTGGCAGGATTTTTAGAGCATAAATTTGAGATCGTTTCAACTATAGTTTTGCCAGATTATCTATTTGATATTAAAGACGGCACTAGAAATTTTATGGTAATTTTTACGCTTTTGATAGTTTCTCTCTCAACCGTTTTTTCCGTATTTGCATATAAAAAAGGGATTTTTAAAGAAGATGTTAAAGAATTTTGGGTTTATAAAATTTTAGAGCGACAATACTATATACCTCAAATTTATGATAGATTTTTTGTAAGAGGTTATCAGGCAATATCAAAGATATGCAGAAAATTTGACGAGGCTATAATAGATAGAAGTGTTGATTTTATCGCAAAATCGATCCATTCTTTGGCTAAATTTTCAGATAATATGCAAAGCGGAGATCTAAGTATAATGCTTAGATTGATGGTGCTCGGATTTGCCATCTTACTAACCCTTGCATTTTTGTTTACAAAGGCTATAAATGCTTAGTTTGATAATATTTTTCCCAGCTTTTGCTGCAATGCTTGGTTTTTTGATAGACGAGAAGAGCATTAAGGTTTATGGGGTTTGTATAGCCTTTATAGAGTTTTTGTTGACTCTTTTTATGTGGTTTAGTTTTAGTGGAAGCATTGAGGAATTTAGCCTTATAAATCATCTCTCTTTGGTTGGGTTTTTAAATGTAAACTATACTGTCGGAGTTGATGGAATTTCACTATTTTTGGTTATTTTAAGCTCGTTCATGACTCTTATTGGGCTTATATCTTTAAATTTAAAGGGAAATTTAAAACATCTTATCATATCGATCCTATTTTTAGAGATGACGATGATGGGTGTGTTTTTGGCTCTTGATGCGATTTTATTCTATATATTTTGGGAGCTTAGTCTATTGCCTATGCTATATATAATAGGCGCTTGGGGAAGCGAAAATAGAATTTATGCCGCGGTTAAATTTTTCATATATACCTTTTTTGGCTCTGTTTTTATGCTTGTAGCGATTTTGGCGATGGCATATCTGCACTATAGGACAAATGGATTTTGGAGTTTTTCTATACTAGATT
The Campylobacter sp. RM16189 genome window above contains:
- a CDS encoding NADH-quinone oxidoreductase subunit G translates to MSEQITLFIDGIECKAYEGEYILGTARKNGIFIPAICYLTGCSATLACRLCMVEADGKRVYACNAKVKEGMNVVTNTDEISVERNAIMQTYCINHPLECGVCDQSGECELQNFTTLMGVSSQKYAIKDTYKPHKNWGKINYDPSLCIVCERCVTVCSDKIGESALKTTPRGGDQPAKELKDSMPKDAFAVWNKFQKSLIAPSVGANLDCSFCGECTSVCPVGALVGSEFQYSSNAWELTKIPASNPHSSDCELMYYDIKESGIENRKKRIYRVSNDFHFTTLNTAARYGYDFANENAKKDESKFKEIVDKFKNGEVKNIKFNSFITNEEALILERLRRKFGLNLVNSEAKKYQDFLNEFAKFSGESLYNGDVESLNKTDFIISVGTLLRYDSPNISYALNNALKINKSSVIYFHAIADKVIKNYSKNLLFIHHKAGLELDILLWILQNFAENLDGDLDKFLKENLITSKKIVEILEPKEIEEEIVKKITDENGETQEIKEVVKKQVNEKKEQEVSVEVSKFALNLGIDEDRIKALTDKKQSFALIIGEDFYCHENALALAALAGLIAKFTKFKVILIPPRTNSLGVAKICKLSNEESGFSFGYNEKADFTMSISEGDIDAPALTQQEGTFSNYDKRVVPTNAALKYEGYTLNDLANELGISSKWTIDYTLKLGDIDEFERVEFDELDNFYENSGACKRGYLLKSQKINSEARLDFKNLKSEEIKFNIYRANPIHQFSKFTNMASQLNETGALYVSSGFLDENGFKDSEIVNLKNENLTLAIRLKLDSYLEGVAAYIGDFDEHIDIEPFFISRYANLKIERA
- the nuoH gene encoding NADH-quinone oxidoreductase subunit NuoH — its product is MDGFFIVETIVKSFIVISVFATLAGLGTYAERKVLAYMQRRIGPSMVGPGGILQLVADMIKLFTKEDIIPQFANKPIFMIAPIISAVGAFAALAVVPFFPEFTLFGRTIRPILADVGVGVLYVLGVGGVCVLSPLLAGLSSHNKYALIAAARASMQLISFEVVTGLSLLSVIMMVGSLSLIDINSYQNTGLGGWLIFKQPLAFILFLISSFVETNRTPFCMTENETELIAGYGTEYSGMRWAMFFIGEYANMITASFLVSLVFLGGFNPVWFLPGGLMILLKVSFIFFLFLWTRAAWPHVRVDQLMGLCWKVLMPLAVLNILITGLVLV
- the nuoI gene encoding NADH-quinone oxidoreductase subunit NuoI encodes the protein MKDYIFIKTDDAAISNIDKFKRLVRRTFKLELFKGLWIVLKEMISGKSHTLLYPLEKMQLSPRYRAVHKLMRFIESENERCIGCGLCEKICVSNCIAMETKLDENGRKRVVNYSINYGRCVYCGLCADVCPEIAIVHGGEYENASEQRAYFGFKEDLLTPKDKLCEQVEFPGYGSLREDADKFVKATPNAYINIDEISNEPEKKSEISKENKDV
- a CDS encoding NADH-quinone oxidoreductase subunit J, with translation MFEVVAFYFFAATSIACFGISVFSKNVLYAMSALAGGMIFISGFFFLLGAEFLGVVQIIVYTGAVMVLYAFSMMFFDVSKDVVENRSKVANRLIYTLSVLSALILVLIFSAPIISSNLDAQYPIVENVGNVEIIGILLFTKYLIVFELAAVMLLVAMVSAIVLAHKDMDRGDSDDNA
- the nuoK gene encoding NADH-quinone oxidoreductase subunit NuoK, producing MITLSHYLIVSAIMFGLGIFGIIKRTNLIMLFFSTEILLNSANVALAAISKFSGDMTGQIFAFFIIAVAASELAVGLGLLVLWYKKTGSIEISSMKSMRRGS
- the nuoL gene encoding NADH-quinone oxidoreductase subunit L; amino-acid sequence: MNQAVLFVVSLFLPLVSAIFAGIFSHSRQMNFVGVICSVLIALSTVSSLIFLNLVIVGGEIEIYLKDFIVAGGFESEFSFIIDEVSVIMMSVVGIVASVVHIYSISYMHNDAGFNRFFSYLGLFVFSMLILVMSDNFIGLFIGWEGVGLCSWLLIGFWYKKQSASWAANEAFIMNRVADLAILIGIFLIYQEFGSVRYDEVFSMVSSADSYLIILIAACLFVGAMGKSAQFPFHTWLADAMEGPTPVSALIHAATMVTAGVYLVIRANEIFALTPEISSFIAYLGAFVAIFAASMAIVNRDLKKIIAYSTLSQLGYMFVAAGLGAYWIALFHLATHAFFKSLLFLCAGNVMHAMNDELDIKKMGGLYKFMKITAIFMVIGSVALAGFYPFAGFFSKDKILEVAFSEGNFIIYAILLITAAMTAFYSFRLIMLVFFTDSKFEHHPHEANRSTIISLVPLVIMSFLAGFLEHKFEIVSTIVLPDYLFDIKDGTRNFMVIFTLLIVSLSTVFSVFAYKKGIFKEDVKEFWVYKILERQYYIPQIYDRFFVRGYQAISKICRKFDEAIIDRSVDFIAKSIHSLAKFSDNMQSGDLSIMLRLMVLGFAILLTLAFLFTKAINA